The following coding sequences are from one Thermostaphylospora chromogena window:
- the ybeY gene encoding rRNA maturation RNase YbeY, with protein sequence MSIEVANESGVEIDEDALVALAGHVLDKMGVHPLAELSILIVDEAAMSVLHEQWMGEPGPTDVLAFPMDELRPSTGSGRQENDAPADPALLGDVVLCPQVAAAQAAEAGHDTRDELELLCTHGILHLLGYDHAEPQEHEEMFGLQNELLESWRKVRPRP encoded by the coding sequence ATGAGCATCGAGGTGGCCAACGAGTCCGGCGTCGAGATCGACGAGGACGCACTGGTCGCGCTCGCCGGTCACGTGCTGGACAAGATGGGCGTCCACCCCCTGGCCGAGCTGTCCATTCTGATCGTGGACGAGGCCGCCATGTCCGTGCTGCACGAGCAGTGGATGGGCGAGCCCGGTCCTACCGACGTGCTCGCCTTCCCCATGGACGAGCTGCGTCCCTCCACCGGCTCCGGCCGTCAGGAGAACGACGCTCCGGCCGATCCCGCTCTTCTCGGCGACGTCGTGCTCTGCCCTCAGGTGGCGGCGGCCCAGGCCGCCGAAGCGGGGCACGACACCCGTGACGAGCTGGAGCTGCTCTGCACCCACGGCATCTTGCACCTGCTCGGTTACGACCATGCCGAACCGCAGGAGCACGAGGAGATGTTCGGGCTGCAGAACGAGCTGCTGGAGTCGTGGCGGAAGGTGCGACCACGACCGTGA
- the dnaJ gene encoding molecular chaperone DnaJ, with translation MAKSDYYAILGVRRDASADEIKRAYRRLARELHPDVNPDPATQERFKEINRAYEVLSDPNKRQMYDMGADPSAPGATAGGAGGFGAGFPFSDIMDAFFGTGGAGRGPRSRARRGRNATIRVELDLREAAFGTTREIVVDTAVLCEMCQGSGTSPGTHPDTCDLCHGRGEVSQVTRSFLGQVMTSRPCPQCGGYGTIIRHPCQECSGDGRVRTRRTIKVRIPAGVEDGTHIQLAGEGEVGPGGGPPGDLFLEIAELPHEIFERRGDDLHCTVQIPMTAAALGTSITIDTLDGKEEIDVRPGTQSGQVIPLYGKGVQRLNESGRGDLLIHVNVETPTRLDAQQEELLRQLAKLRGEERPPGKFAPGQQGFFSRLRDAFNGR, from the coding sequence GTGGCTAAGAGCGACTACTACGCCATACTCGGGGTGCGGCGCGACGCCAGCGCCGACGAGATCAAGAGAGCTTATCGTCGGCTGGCGCGTGAGCTTCACCCCGATGTCAATCCTGACCCGGCGACCCAAGAGCGCTTCAAGGAGATCAACAGGGCCTACGAGGTCCTGTCCGACCCCAACAAGCGCCAGATGTACGACATGGGCGCCGACCCGTCCGCGCCCGGTGCGACGGCCGGGGGAGCCGGCGGATTCGGTGCGGGCTTCCCGTTCAGCGACATCATGGACGCGTTCTTCGGCACCGGTGGGGCGGGCCGAGGGCCGCGTTCGCGGGCCAGGCGGGGACGGAACGCCACCATCCGGGTCGAACTTGATCTGCGTGAGGCGGCCTTCGGCACCACGCGCGAGATCGTCGTGGACACCGCCGTGCTGTGCGAGATGTGCCAGGGGTCGGGCACCTCGCCGGGCACGCACCCCGACACCTGCGACCTGTGCCACGGCCGTGGCGAGGTGTCCCAGGTCACGCGCTCCTTCCTGGGCCAGGTGATGACCTCCCGGCCGTGCCCTCAGTGCGGCGGCTACGGCACGATCATCCGTCACCCGTGCCAGGAGTGCTCGGGTGACGGCCGGGTCCGCACCCGCCGTACGATCAAGGTCCGCATCCCCGCGGGTGTCGAGGACGGCACGCACATCCAGCTCGCCGGTGAGGGCGAGGTCGGCCCGGGAGGCGGTCCGCCCGGCGACCTCTTCCTGGAGATCGCCGAGCTGCCGCACGAGATCTTCGAGCGGCGTGGCGACGACCTCCACTGCACCGTGCAGATCCCGATGACCGCCGCTGCGCTGGGCACCAGCATCACCATCGACACGCTCGACGGCAAAGAGGAGATCGACGTCCGTCCGGGCACCCAGTCCGGCCAGGTCATCCCGCTGTACGGCAAGGGCGTGCAGCGGTTGAACGAGAGCGGCCGCGGCGACCTGCTCATCCACGTCAACGTGGAGACCCCGACGCGGCTCGACGCGCAGCAGGAGGAGCTGCTGCGGCAGCTGGCCAAGCTGCGTGGCGAGGAACGTCCGCCCGGCAAGTTCGCCCCCGGCCAGCAGGGTTTCTTCTCGCGTCTGCGTGACGCCTTCAACGGCCGCTGA
- a CDS encoding DUF3097 domain-containing protein codes for MYGRDVLAGDWRRPKKGTIPCVPAEVDLVVEDADSGFCGAVVACGKDAVTLEDRFGRRRVFPLAPAAFLLEGKPVTLVRPPAAPRGPRRSASGSIVVEGLRARVARESRIYVEGVHDAALVEKVWGHDLRVEGVVVEYLEGIDDLPAVVEEFGPGPGRRLGVLVDHLVEGSKESRIAAQVSSPYVLVVGHPFVDVWQAVKPSTLRIPAWPSVPKGVPWKEGVIEALGWRVSPAEAWRRILAAVTDYTDLEPELLGRVEELIDFVTAQEPS; via the coding sequence ATGTACGGGCGTGACGTGCTCGCGGGCGACTGGCGGCGGCCGAAGAAAGGCACCATCCCCTGCGTACCCGCCGAAGTCGATCTGGTGGTGGAGGACGCCGACAGCGGCTTCTGCGGAGCGGTGGTCGCATGCGGCAAAGACGCCGTCACCCTGGAAGACCGCTTCGGACGCCGCCGGGTGTTCCCGCTCGCACCCGCCGCGTTCCTGCTGGAAGGCAAGCCGGTGACGCTCGTACGCCCCCCGGCCGCGCCGCGCGGCCCCCGGCGCAGCGCCTCCGGCTCGATCGTCGTGGAGGGGCTGCGCGCCCGGGTGGCCAGGGAGAGCCGCATCTACGTCGAAGGGGTGCACGACGCGGCGCTGGTGGAGAAGGTGTGGGGCCACGACCTGCGGGTCGAGGGCGTGGTCGTGGAGTACCTCGAAGGCATCGACGACCTTCCCGCCGTGGTGGAGGAGTTCGGGCCCGGCCCGGGCCGCAGGCTCGGCGTGCTGGTGGACCACCTGGTGGAGGGCTCCAAGGAGAGCAGGATCGCCGCCCAGGTCAGCTCCCCCTACGTCCTCGTCGTCGGACACCCGTTCGTGGACGTCTGGCAGGCGGTCAAACCGTCCACGCTGCGGATACCCGCCTGGCCGTCCGTGCCCAAGGGCGTGCCGTGGAAGGAGGGCGTCATCGAGGCGCTCGGCTGGCGCGTGTCGCCCGCCGAAGCATGGCGGCGCATCCTCGCCGCCGTCACCGACTACACCGACCTGGAGCCCGAGCTGCTGGGCCGGGTCGAGGAACTCATCGACTTCGTCACGGCTCAGGAGCCTTCTTGA
- the lepA gene encoding translation elongation factor 4 produces the protein MRTQPGQTDPAVIRNFCIIAHIDHGKSTLADRMLQLTGVVDERTMRAQYLDRMEIERERGITIKSQAVRLPWRVDGVEYVLNMIDTPGHVDFTYEVSRSLEACEGAILLVDAAQGIEAQTLANLYLAMNADLHIIPVLNKIDLPAAQPDKYAEELASLIGCAPEDVLRVSGKTGQGVRELLDKVVADVPPPSGDADVPPRALIFDSVYDTYRGVVTYVRVMDGHLDKRERLLMMSTGAQHETLEIGVISPEPMASERGLGVGEVGYLITGVKDVRQSRVGDTVTSAARPAAEMLSGYENPKPMVYSGLYPIDGDDYPELREALDKLRLNDAALIYEPETSAALGFGFRCGFLGLLHMEIVRERLEREFNLALISTAPNVIYRVVMEDGKEHTVTNPSEFPQGKVDKIFEPVVKATILAPADHIGAIMELCQNRRGTLGGMDYLSEDRVEIRYTLPLSEIIFDFFDQLKSRTRGYASLDYEPAGEQVSDLVKVDILLQGEMVDAFSAIVHRDKAYAYGVEMAKKLKELIPRQQFEVPIQAAIGSRVIARENIRALRKDVLAKCYGGDISRKRKLLEKQKEGKKRMKMVGRVEVPQEAFVAALSTDSSADKPRK, from the coding sequence GTGCGCACTCAGCCTGGCCAGACCGATCCCGCGGTGATCCGCAACTTCTGCATCATCGCGCACATCGACCACGGCAAGTCGACCCTCGCCGACCGCATGCTGCAGCTCACCGGCGTGGTCGACGAGCGAACCATGCGGGCGCAGTACCTCGACCGGATGGAGATCGAGCGCGAGCGCGGCATCACGATCAAGTCGCAGGCCGTCCGGCTGCCCTGGCGCGTCGACGGCGTCGAGTACGTGCTCAACATGATCGACACGCCGGGCCACGTCGACTTCACCTATGAGGTCTCCCGGTCGCTGGAGGCGTGCGAGGGCGCGATCCTGCTGGTCGACGCCGCTCAGGGGATCGAGGCGCAGACCCTCGCCAACCTCTACCTGGCGATGAACGCCGACCTGCACATCATCCCGGTGCTCAACAAGATCGACCTTCCCGCGGCGCAGCCGGACAAGTACGCCGAGGAACTGGCCAGCCTCATCGGCTGCGCACCCGAGGACGTGCTGCGGGTGTCGGGCAAGACCGGCCAGGGCGTCCGGGAGCTGCTCGACAAGGTCGTCGCGGACGTGCCCCCGCCGTCCGGCGACGCCGACGTCCCCCCGCGGGCGCTGATCTTCGACTCGGTGTACGACACCTACCGCGGCGTCGTCACCTACGTCCGCGTCATGGACGGCCACCTGGACAAGCGCGAGCGGCTGCTGATGATGTCCACCGGCGCGCAGCACGAGACGCTGGAGATCGGCGTCATCTCGCCGGAGCCGATGGCCTCCGAGCGCGGGCTCGGCGTCGGAGAGGTGGGCTACCTCATCACCGGCGTGAAGGACGTCCGGCAGTCGCGGGTCGGCGACACCGTCACCTCCGCCGCCCGGCCGGCCGCGGAGATGCTCAGCGGCTACGAGAACCCCAAGCCGATGGTCTACTCCGGGCTCTACCCGATCGACGGCGACGACTACCCGGAGCTGCGTGAAGCGCTGGACAAGCTGCGGCTCAACGACGCCGCCCTGATCTACGAGCCGGAGACCTCCGCGGCGCTCGGCTTCGGCTTCCGCTGCGGCTTCCTCGGCCTGCTGCACATGGAGATCGTCCGTGAGCGGCTGGAGCGGGAGTTCAACCTGGCGCTGATCTCCACCGCGCCCAACGTCATCTACCGGGTGGTGATGGAGGACGGCAAGGAGCACACCGTCACCAACCCCTCGGAGTTCCCTCAGGGCAAGGTCGACAAGATCTTCGAGCCGGTGGTGAAGGCCACCATCCTGGCCCCGGCCGATCACATCGGCGCGATCATGGAGTTGTGCCAGAACCGCCGCGGGACGCTGGGCGGCATGGACTACCTGTCCGAGGACCGCGTGGAGATCCGCTACACCCTGCCGCTCTCCGAGATCATCTTCGACTTCTTCGACCAGCTCAAATCCCGCACCCGCGGTTACGCCTCGCTCGACTACGAGCCCGCCGGCGAGCAGGTCTCCGACCTGGTCAAGGTGGACATCCTGCTCCAGGGCGAGATGGTCGACGCCTTCAGCGCCATCGTGCACCGCGACAAGGCCTACGCCTACGGCGTCGAGATGGCCAAGAAGCTCAAGGAGCTCATCCCGCGGCAGCAGTTCGAGGTGCCGATCCAGGCGGCCATCGGCTCCCGTGTGATCGCCAGGGAGAACATCCGCGCCCTCCGCAAGGACGTCCTGGCCAAGTGCTATGGCGGTGACATCAGCCGTAAGCGCAAGCTGCTGGAGAAGCAGAAGGAAGGCAAGAAGCGGATGAAGATGGTCGGCCGCGTCGAAGTGCCCCAGGAGGCGTTCGTCGCCGCGCTGTCCACCGACTCCTCCGCCGACAAGCCCCGCAAGTGA
- a CDS encoding PhoH family protein: MSEQNASTPKGPAQTQAKVVVPDDHSMVSLLGSRDELLRVIEGAFHADIHVRGNEITITGSPEESGAVVRLFEELVELVSGGTPLTVDSVERSIAMLRTNSERPADVLSLDILSARGRTIRPKTVNQKRYVDAIDKHTIVFGIGPAGTGKTYLAMAKAVKALQNKEVNRIILTRPAVEAGERLGFLPGTLYEKIDPYLRPLYDALHDMIDPESIPRLMSAGTIEVAPLAYMRGRTLNDAFIILDEAQNTSPEQMKMFLTRLGFGSKIVVTGDVTQIDLPGGQESGLKVVQEILDGIADIHFSRLTSVDVVRHRLVSEIVDAYGKYDARMRQNEPRAIKGAQRSRE; the protein is encoded by the coding sequence ATGTCCGAACAGAACGCTTCAACACCCAAGGGTCCCGCCCAGACGCAGGCCAAGGTCGTCGTTCCCGACGATCATTCGATGGTCAGCCTCCTGGGGTCCCGAGATGAGCTGCTCCGCGTCATCGAGGGCGCGTTCCACGCCGACATCCATGTCCGCGGCAACGAGATAACGATCACCGGGAGTCCCGAGGAGAGCGGCGCGGTCGTGCGGCTCTTCGAGGAACTGGTCGAGCTGGTGAGCGGCGGCACGCCGCTCACCGTCGACTCGGTGGAGCGCAGCATCGCGATGCTGCGGACGAACTCGGAGCGTCCGGCCGACGTCCTGTCCCTCGACATCCTCTCCGCGCGCGGACGCACGATCCGCCCCAAGACCGTCAACCAGAAGCGCTACGTCGACGCGATCGACAAGCACACGATCGTGTTCGGCATCGGTCCCGCCGGCACGGGCAAGACCTACCTGGCGATGGCCAAGGCGGTGAAGGCCCTCCAGAACAAGGAGGTCAACCGCATCATCCTCACCCGGCCGGCGGTCGAGGCCGGCGAGCGGCTGGGCTTCCTGCCCGGGACGCTGTACGAGAAGATCGATCCCTACCTGCGTCCCCTCTACGACGCGCTGCACGACATGATCGACCCCGAGTCGATCCCGCGGCTGATGAGCGCGGGCACGATCGAGGTCGCCCCCCTGGCGTACATGCGCGGCCGTACGCTGAACGACGCCTTCATCATCCTCGACGAGGCGCAGAACACCTCGCCCGAGCAGATGAAGATGTTCCTCACCCGCCTGGGTTTCGGATCCAAGATCGTCGTCACGGGCGACGTCACGCAGATCGACCTCCCCGGCGGGCAAGAGAGCGGCCTGAAGGTGGTCCAGGAGATCCTGGACGGCATCGCCGACATCCACTTCAGCCGTCTCACCAGCGTCGATGTGGTGCGCCACCGCCTGGTGAGCGAGATCGTCGACGCTTATGGCAAGTACGACGCCAGGATGCGGCAGAACGAGCCGCGGGCGATCAAGGGCGCGCAGCGCTCTCGGGAGTGA
- a CDS encoding histidine triad nucleotide-binding protein has product MPQPPGGHRLATAFAAKVWHVETDCLFCKIVAKEIPATIVYETERTLAFRDINPQAPTHVLVIPKGHYRDAAALAAADDGLADEVIKTAHAVAVQEGVHESGYRLVFNTGPGAGQTVFHVHAHVLGGRDLGWPPG; this is encoded by the coding sequence ATGCCGCAGCCGCCGGGCGGTCACCGATTGGCAACGGCGTTTGCCGCTAAGGTGTGGCACGTGGAGACAGACTGCCTGTTCTGCAAGATCGTCGCCAAGGAGATCCCGGCCACGATCGTCTACGAGACCGAGCGCACCTTGGCCTTCCGCGACATCAATCCTCAGGCGCCGACGCACGTCCTGGTGATCCCCAAGGGGCACTACCGCGACGCCGCCGCGCTCGCCGCGGCCGACGACGGTCTCGCCGACGAGGTGATCAAGACGGCGCACGCCGTCGCCGTCCAGGAGGGCGTCCACGAAAGCGGTTACCGTCTGGTCTTCAACACCGGTCCCGGCGCCGGTCAGACGGTCTTCCACGTGCACGCCCACGTGCTGGGCGGGCGCGACCTGGGTTGGCCGCCGGGCTGA
- the hrcA gene encoding heat-inducible transcriptional repressor HrcA produces MVDDRKLAVLRAIVEDYVSTNEPVGSKALAERHNLGVSPATIRNDMAVLEEQGYITQPHTSAGRVPTDKGYRLFVDRLSQIKPLSAAERRAIESFLAGAVDLDDVITRTVRLLAQLTRQVAVVQYPTMNSSTVRHVELIPLTERRVMLVLITNTGRVDQRVVELTEVVDEERIAHLRTMLNASLDGCGLDKVPDAVGDLPERLPIEDRPMAAMILSVLLEALVERHDEKIVFAGAANLAAADFSVGLREVLEALEEQVVLMRLLGEANDTKTITVRIGSEVPFTSLRGTSFVAAGYGTGDKQLARLGVLGPTRMDYPVTMGAVRAVARYVSQILAGS; encoded by the coding sequence TTGGTCGACGACCGGAAGCTCGCGGTGCTTCGTGCCATCGTGGAGGACTACGTCTCCACGAACGAGCCGGTGGGCTCCAAGGCGCTCGCCGAGCGTCACAATCTCGGCGTCTCTCCGGCGACGATCCGGAATGACATGGCCGTGCTCGAGGAGCAGGGTTACATCACCCAGCCGCACACGAGCGCCGGAAGGGTGCCCACCGACAAGGGGTACCGCCTGTTCGTCGACCGGCTTTCCCAGATCAAGCCGCTGTCGGCGGCCGAGCGCAGGGCCATCGAGTCCTTCCTGGCCGGCGCGGTCGATCTCGACGACGTGATCACCCGTACGGTGCGCCTCCTCGCCCAGCTCACCCGTCAGGTCGCGGTGGTGCAGTACCCCACGATGAACAGTTCCACCGTGCGTCACGTGGAACTGATCCCGCTGACCGAGCGCAGGGTCATGCTCGTGTTGATCACCAACACGGGGCGTGTGGATCAGCGCGTGGTCGAGCTGACCGAGGTGGTCGACGAGGAGCGCATCGCCCATCTCCGTACGATGCTGAACGCCTCGCTCGACGGCTGTGGGCTGGATAAGGTTCCCGATGCGGTGGGCGACCTGCCCGAGCGGTTGCCCATCGAGGACCGCCCCATGGCCGCGATGATCCTCTCGGTGCTGCTGGAGGCGCTGGTCGAGCGGCACGACGAGAAGATCGTATTCGCCGGCGCGGCGAACCTCGCGGCGGCGGACTTCTCCGTCGGCCTGCGCGAGGTGCTGGAGGCGTTGGAAGAGCAGGTGGTGCTGATGCGCCTGCTCGGTGAGGCGAACGACACGAAGACGATCACCGTGCGCATCGGTTCGGAGGTCCCCTTTACGAGCCTGCGCGGCACGTCGTTCGTGGCGGCCGGGTACGGTACGGGCGACAAGCAACTGGCCCGGCTCGGAGTGCTGGGTCCCACCCGCATGGACTATCCGGTGACGATGGGAGCGGTGCGCGCGGTTGCCCGTTACGTCAGCCAGATCCTGGCTGGATCTTAA
- a CDS encoding 16S rRNA (uracil(1498)-N(3))-methyltransferase encodes MSVPVFLASELADAGSEMVLGGAEGRHAATVRRLRPGERVDITDGAGEVAECAVVAAEKGTLRLEVLRRYRVPATRPRLVVVQGLPKGDRGELAVEMMTEVGVDVIVPWAAARCVTRWKGERAAKALARWRSTAREAGKQARRFHLPEITEQATTDEVAALLGGAACGIVLHEEAKTPLSGVELPDEGDIVLVVGPEGGVAGDELDRFREAGAVPALLGPTVLRTSTAGVAAAAVVLARTGRW; translated from the coding sequence GTGAGCGTTCCGGTATTCCTGGCGTCCGAGCTGGCCGACGCCGGGAGCGAGATGGTGCTCGGCGGAGCCGAAGGGCGGCACGCCGCCACCGTGCGCCGGTTGCGTCCCGGCGAGCGGGTGGACATCACCGACGGCGCGGGCGAGGTCGCCGAGTGTGCGGTCGTCGCCGCCGAGAAGGGGACCCTGCGGCTGGAGGTGCTGCGCCGCTACCGCGTGCCCGCCACCCGGCCGCGGCTGGTCGTCGTGCAGGGACTGCCCAAGGGCGACCGCGGCGAGCTGGCGGTCGAGATGATGACCGAGGTCGGCGTCGACGTCATCGTGCCGTGGGCGGCGGCCCGCTGCGTCACCCGGTGGAAGGGCGAGCGCGCGGCCAAGGCGCTGGCGCGTTGGCGCAGCACGGCACGCGAGGCGGGCAAGCAAGCCCGCCGATTCCACCTTCCGGAGATCACCGAGCAGGCCACGACGGACGAGGTCGCCGCCCTGCTGGGAGGCGCGGCGTGCGGGATCGTGCTGCACGAGGAGGCGAAGACCCCGCTGTCCGGTGTCGAGTTGCCCGACGAGGGGGACATCGTGCTGGTCGTCGGCCCCGAGGGGGGTGTCGCGGGGGACGAGCTCGACCGTTTCCGCGAGGCGGGAGCCGTACCGGCCCTGCTCGGGCCGACGGTGCTGCGTACCTCCACGGCGGGGGTGGCCGCGGCGGCGGTGGTGCTGGCCCGCACGGGCCGCTGGTAG
- a CDS encoding SigE family RNA polymerase sigma factor, whose amino-acid sequence MTTETLVADRSLRAVSVGWDADTAVTALYSAHYRSLVRLAVLLVRDVATAEEVVQDAFVAIHGAWRRLRDPDKALAYLRQSVVNRSRSVLRHRAVVEKYAPKGLPDAPSAENGAIGELERSAVIEALRNLPTRQREALVLRYYGDLSEAEIAHAMGISKGAVKSHTARGMAALRTVLERLS is encoded by the coding sequence GTGACCACCGAGACCCTCGTGGCCGACAGGTCACTCAGGGCTGTGTCTGTCGGATGGGATGCCGACACGGCCGTGACCGCGCTTTACAGCGCCCACTACCGGTCGCTTGTGCGTCTCGCAGTGCTGCTGGTCCGCGATGTCGCGACCGCGGAGGAAGTCGTGCAGGATGCGTTCGTCGCCATCCACGGCGCATGGCGCAGACTGCGCGATCCCGACAAGGCTCTCGCCTACCTGCGCCAATCGGTTGTGAACCGTTCCCGTTCCGTGCTGCGGCACCGCGCGGTGGTGGAGAAGTACGCGCCGAAGGGCCTGCCCGACGCGCCGAGCGCCGAGAACGGCGCGATCGGCGAGCTGGAGAGGTCGGCCGTCATCGAAGCGCTGAGAAACCTGCCGACACGCCAGCGGGAAGCACTGGTTCTACGGTATTACGGTGACCTGTCCGAAGCTGAAATCGCCCACGCCATGGGCATCAGCAAGGGCGCGGTGAAGAGCCACACGGCCCGTGGCATGGCCGCCCTACGCACCGTTCTGGAGCGATTGTCATGA
- a CDS encoding DUF4870 domain-containing protein: protein MPPGYGVPAYGPRPGSDDTAMATLVHLLGLFSTFLGPLTIYLVKKDESPFVRRHAAEALNFQITMTIAYVISLILTFFIVGLFVMLAVGAFWLTFSILATFAANRGEDYRYPINIRMVS, encoded by the coding sequence ATGCCGCCCGGATACGGCGTTCCGGCCTACGGCCCCAGGCCCGGCTCCGACGACACCGCGATGGCCACGCTCGTCCATCTGCTGGGTCTCTTCTCCACCTTCCTGGGGCCGCTGACCATCTATCTGGTGAAGAAGGACGAGTCCCCGTTCGTGCGTCGGCATGCGGCCGAGGCGCTGAACTTCCAGATCACCATGACCATCGCCTACGTCATCAGCCTCATACTGACCTTCTTCATCGTCGGGCTCTTCGTGATGCTGGCGGTGGGGGCGTTCTGGCTGACCTTCTCGATCCTCGCGACGTTCGCGGCCAACCGGGGCGAGGACTACCGCTATCCGATCAACATCCGCATGGTGAGCTGA
- the hemW gene encoding radical SAM family heme chaperone HemW has product MASSVLDGDAVPASGELPDGALAGLGTRPFGFYVHVPFCAARCGYCDFNTYTAAELGPGVTRAGYAATAVEEVRLARRVLGEAAPRVETVFFGGGTPTLLPAADLIRVLKAIDEEFGLAPGAEVTTEANPESVDPASLEALREGGFTRISFGMQSAREHVLAVLDRRHTPGRAAQAAAEARRAGFEHVNLDLIYGTPGETDDDWRASLEAAIAAGPDHVSAYALIVEDGTRLARRIRRGELPMPDDDVAADRYLIADELLAKAGFSWYEISNWARSEDARCRHNLLYWTGGDWWGVGPGAHSHVGGTRWWNVKHPAAYAARLAEGVSPGHAREVLTEHDREVERLMLELRLATGYPLARVAPRARPVVADALARGLLDPEPFKAGRMVLTLRGRLLADALVRDLV; this is encoded by the coding sequence GTGGCTTCCAGCGTTCTCGACGGCGACGCCGTTCCCGCCTCCGGTGAGCTTCCGGACGGCGCGCTCGCCGGGCTGGGCACCCGCCCGTTCGGCTTCTACGTTCACGTGCCGTTCTGCGCCGCCCGCTGCGGCTACTGCGACTTCAACACCTACACGGCCGCCGAGCTGGGGCCGGGCGTGACCCGTGCCGGTTACGCCGCGACCGCGGTGGAGGAGGTACGGCTGGCGCGTCGCGTGCTGGGGGAGGCGGCGCCGCGGGTGGAGACCGTGTTCTTCGGCGGCGGCACGCCCACCCTCCTGCCCGCGGCCGACCTGATACGCGTCCTGAAGGCGATCGACGAGGAGTTCGGGCTGGCGCCCGGCGCCGAGGTGACCACCGAGGCCAACCCCGAATCCGTCGATCCGGCGTCCCTGGAGGCGCTGCGCGAGGGCGGATTCACCCGGATCAGCTTCGGCATGCAGAGCGCCCGCGAGCACGTGCTGGCGGTCCTCGACCGGCGGCACACGCCCGGCAGGGCCGCCCAGGCCGCGGCGGAGGCCCGCAGGGCGGGGTTCGAGCACGTCAACCTGGATCTGATCTACGGCACGCCGGGGGAGACCGACGACGATTGGCGGGCCTCGCTGGAGGCGGCGATCGCCGCCGGTCCCGACCACGTCTCCGCCTACGCGCTCATCGTCGAGGACGGCACCCGTCTGGCCAGGCGGATCAGACGCGGCGAGCTGCCGATGCCGGACGACGACGTGGCCGCCGACCGCTATCTGATCGCCGACGAGCTGCTGGCGAAGGCGGGTTTCTCCTGGTACGAGATCTCCAACTGGGCGCGGTCGGAGGACGCCCGGTGCCGGCACAACCTGCTCTACTGGACCGGCGGCGACTGGTGGGGGGTGGGACCCGGCGCGCACAGCCACGTGGGCGGTACGCGCTGGTGGAACGTCAAGCATCCGGCCGCCTACGCCGCACGCCTGGCCGAGGGGGTCTCTCCGGGGCATGCCCGGGAGGTGCTGACCGAGCATGACCGCGAGGTGGAGCGGCTGATGCTGGAACTGCGTCTGGCGACCGGCTACCCGTTGGCGAGGGTCGCTCCCCGCGCGCGTCCGGTCGTGGCCGACGCGCTGGCTCGCGGGCTGCTGGACCCCGAGCCGTTCAAGGCGGGGCGGATGGTCCTCACCCTGCGCGGCCGTCTCCTCGCCGACGCCCTGGTCCGCGATCTCGTCTGA